A window from Manis javanica isolate MJ-LG chromosome 10, MJ_LKY, whole genome shotgun sequence encodes these proteins:
- the SLX4 gene encoding structure-specific endonuclease subunit SLX4 isoform X3, with protein sequence MMDESDDDFKELCASFFQRMKKNSTKEVCGERKTQKASKCTQRKNTLKQTKPAATESKTPRRPRERKAGSGSQVSRSKKPGAPKRQESAPAPSEHGEGSTAANLRESVRRLQTEAALASSSQPPPSCVTVSVPSPSKPRTAELVLQRMQQFKRADPERLKHASGGCSPEAALEEKVPKGPPDEMVAWNGSEPALPSTESDAAVALALQQELGQERASAHGDGLEEKGLFFCQICQKNLSAMNATRREQHVNRCLDEAEEALRPAAQIPGCPVCGKPFLTLKSRISHLKQCAVKMEIGPQLLLQAVRLQAAQLEGACSPPVSSFGNHAGGLKRKGAAAKEEPQRKRKARKAEAPSEDLLVAMALSRSEMEQEAVPAALRLGSAVPGRTLPGAEKKSRKKKAPISPPQLLVQDAETTRRQMEARVAQLLAEEAELPSTPPLPPSRILKEELEKARQRLPPPEGKQNFLWEGSALTGAWAPESFYTASLVPPVVPQPPPKGLTQASMLPPVLPDQPELGVHTPPAPLSAHPAGCMSPSASQREHQALQDLVDLAGEGLSASPWPCSGNLAGSGRATGMGLSPSGLPPTGFVLPPKEQHLEQDSQASLSLGLLLADFRAMVNNPHLSDIQFQTDSGEVLHAHTFVLYARCPLLFQYVSREGFSAVEDGEPRTQRVLLSDVSPETARAFLHYLYTADSGLPPELAPGLSALAHRFGLSELVLLCEQAPVVMDSEGRGWKEKENEDCESRAENFQELLRSVWRDEEEEVETLLRCEGAEEGREKVNEAEMEEIYEFAATQRKLLQEERAPEVEGTTSQLGEEGPVSGRILAQVKEQLENAEQTDSSGQGSGEAPARWEDTSRSTALLLEGQVSGLEERVGPPGEALAPSSRSSAGPARSCQAGRKGGAFLYPADFSDDGQPLSSAQYPEPSQTMHDPEEENSPVRERGLESAHPPAHQWAPPSNLSLSRSQPPQGRSPGWPHPRPQHTSGPAPLTPKSQGGAPRVASQNSPLKQKRGRSLLALLQDPGCQRGKECCSMLACRSRGVLISPERPSSVGPAQLEPGHCSSRPQNSPPSGSKEEIILLLDSDEEPEPQQAQTMPAFNSPPGERKVLEMSPKSSELFSIIDVDADQEPSQSPPRREAALQRELEGPSGKQGPVGGRGTPPLFCDPGSSPSEDSMTDTSWLVPATPLASRSRDCSSQTRITGLGSRASEGQTAQLKPRVLLENRDRPEATNKLSVIVPQMLPPCPVPVPPGGPASLTRTVQKHSPPGPSLLNPATASEVVEVEDSEDEPEAASRRANSSPQRDSGPPAPADSCCWYTEPLSPIPIDRLNLEWTGPLSTSSPGGRAGEAPSSADHHSPALLGITPIRESFSGQRKSQEKSSWASSPGGSRPSFLNSALWDDWDTEEQKPPEVLPVDQVPKSEGPQTPKGANQKNLPPKVPITPMPRYSIMETPVLKKELDRFGVRPLPKRQMVLKLKEIFQYTHQTLGSDSEDEVPLRTPRSQSHTTKTSEASGTAGHVQLEATSGPVPQRSKGPAKTKGPLHRKQWPGGSTPLLGMSPAEVVRPGPDGDTELTASQESTASSLDSSDSSFSSQSCSSEFGGAFECAGDGEGEEAAAGAPQAAVQAAATEEAVWRHIRTTPALYRKVLLYQPFELAELQAELRQHGIRMAMGKLLDFLDAHCITFTSAAARKEKLERKRRQPVGRKKRVRTNGPVPASLSPAVSSL encoded by the exons AGGCCGCTCTGGCCAGCAGCAGCCAGCCCCCTCCTTCCTGTGTGACTGTGTCAGTGCCGAGTCCCTCCAAACCCCGGACGGCAGAGCTGGTCCTCCAGCGAATGCAGCAGTTCAAGAGAGCAGACCCCGAGCGTTTGAAACATGCTTCAGGAGGGTGCTCCCCGGAGGCGGCCCTTGAAGAAAAGGTCCCAAAGGGCCCTCCAGACGAGATGGTGGCTTGGAATG GGTCAGAGCCTGCACTCCCCAGCACAGAGAGCGACGCTGCTGTGGCCTTAGCCCTGCAGCAGGAGCTTGGGCAGGAACGAGCATCCGCGCACGGCGACGGCCTGGAGGAGAAGGGCCTGTTCTTCTGCCAGATCTGCCAAAAGAACCTCTCAGCCATGAACGCCACCAGGAGGGAGCAGCATGTGAACCG GTGCTTGGATGAGGCTGAAGAGGCGCTGAGACCCGCGGCTCAGATCCCTGGGTGCCCGGTGTGTGGCAAGCCGTTTCTCACCCTAAAGAGCAGAATCAGCCACCTGAAACAGTGTGCGGTGAAGATGGAAATCGGCCCCCAGCTCCTGCTCCAGGCCGTGCGGCTGCAGGCAGCTCAGCTTGAGGGGGCCTGCAGCCCTCCAGTATCAAG CTTCGGCAATCATGCGGGCGGCCTGAAGCGGAAGGGAGCCGCGGCCAAGGAGGAGCCACAGAGGAAGCGGAAGGCCCGCAAGGCCGAGGCGCCATCAGAGGACCTGCTGGTGGCCATGGCCCTGTCCCGGTCCGAGATGGAGCAGGAGGCTGTGCCGGCGGCGCTCAGGCTGGGGAGCGCTGTGCCCGGAAGGACTCTGCCAGGAGCAG AAAAGAAGAGTCGCAAGAAGAAAGCCCCCATCTCCCCGCCCCAGCTGTTAGTCCAGGACGCAGAGACCACACGGAGGCAGATGGAGGCCCGGGTGGCCCAGCTCCTGGCCGAGGaagcagagctgcccagcacGCCACCCCTTCCGCCCAGCAGAATTTTAAAGGAAGAGCTGGAAAAGGCTCGCCAGCGTCTGCCACCGCCCGAAGGGAAGCAGAACTTTCTGTGGGAAGGCAGTGCCCTGACTGGGGCCTGGGCCCCCGAATCCTTCTACACGGCAAGCCTGGTCCCTCCCGTGGTGCCCCAGCCGCCCCCCAAG GGTCTCACCCAGGCGTCCATGCTGCCTCCAGTGCTGCCTGACCAGCCAGAGCTGGGTGTGCACACACCGCCAGCTCCCCTCAGTGCCCACCCTGCGGGCTGCATGTCACCCTCTGCCAGCCAGAGGGAGCACCAGGCCCTGCAGGACCTCGTGGACCTAGCAGGAGAAGGGCTGAGCGCCAGCCCATGGCCCTGCAGCGGGAACCTGGCCGGCTCAGGAAGGGCCACAG GGATGGGCTTGTCTCCCAGTGGCCTTCCACCGACTGGGTTTGTCCTGCCACCCAAGGAGCAGCATCTGGAGCAGGACAGCCAGGCCTCG ctTTCGCTCGGTTTGCTGCTGGCCGACTTCAGAGCCATGGTCAATAACCCGCACCTCAGCGACATCCAGTTCCAGACGGACAGCGGGGAGGTGCTGCACGCCCACACCTTCGTGCTTTATGCCCGGTGCCCCCTTCTATTCCAGTAT GTGAGCAGGGAAGGTTTCTCTGCTGTAGAAGACGGCGAGCCCAGGACCCAGCGTGTCCTGCTGAGTGACGTGAGCCCCGAGACTGCCCGCGCCTTCCTGCATTACCTCTACACGGCGGACTCCGGCCTGCCCCCCGAGCTGGCTCCTGGCCTGAGTGCCCTGGCCCACAG ATTTGGGCTGAGCGAGCTCGTTCTCCTGTGTGAACAAGCACCTGTCGTGATGGATTCAGAGGGCAGAGGatggaaggagaaggaaaacGAGGATTGTGAAAGCAGAGCAGAGAATTTCCAAGAACTCTTGAGGTCGGTGTGGAGAGATGAAGAGGAAGAAGTAGAGACTTTGTTGAGGTGTGAGGGTgctgaggaaggcagagaaaaagtgaatgaagcagaaatggaagaaatttatgAATTTGCTGCTACTCAGCGAAAGCTGctgcaggaggaaagagctccagAGGTTGAGGGGACAACCAGCCAACTTGGGGAGGAGGGTCCAGTTTCTGGGCGAATCCTGGCCCAGGTTAAAGAACAGCTGGAAAACGCAGAACAGACGGACTCGTCGGGACAGGGCAGCGGTGAGGCCCCAGCCAGGTGGGAGGACACGAGCCGGTCCACAGCCCTGCTCCTGGAGGGCCAGGTTTCGGGCTTGGAGGAGAGAGTGGGGCCCCCCGGGGAAGCACTGGCTCCCTCGAGCCGCTCTAGCGCTGGTCCTGCTCGCAGCTGccaggcagggagaaagggaggcGCCTTCTTGTATCCGGCTGACTTCAGTGACGATGGACAGCCTTTATCATCAGCTCAGTACCCTGAACCGTCCCAAACCATGCACGATCCCGAGGAAGAAAACAGCCCTGTCAGGGAGAGGGGGCTGGAGAGTGCTCATCCGCCTGCCCACCAGTGGGCGCCCCCCTCAAACCTAAGCCTCTCCCGGTCTCAGCCCCCTCAAGGCAGGAGTCCGGGCTGGCCACACCCTCGCCCTCAGCACACAAGTGGCCCGGCCCCACTGACACCCAAATCACAGGGCGGAGCACCCAGGGTGGCCTCCCAGAACTCACCACTGAAGCAGAAGAGGGGCAGGAGCCTTCTCGCCTTACTTCAAGATCCAGGCTGCCAGAGAGGCAAAGAATGCTGCTCCATGTTGGCATGCAGAAGCAGAGGGGTCCTGATCTCCCCAGAAAGGCCTTCATCCGTTGGCCCAGCCCAGTTAGAACCCGGCCACTGCAGCTCCAGACCTCAGAATTCTCCACCCAGTGGGAGCAAAGAGGAGATTATCCTCTTACTGGATTCAGATGAAGAGCCAGAGCCACAACAAGCCCAGACAATGCCTGCTTTTAATAGTCCCCCAGGAGAAAGGAAAGTTCTAGAAATGAGCCCCAAGTCCTCTGAGCTGTTTTCCATCATCGATGTTGATGCAGACCAGGAACCTTCCCAAAGCCCACCAAGAAGAGAGGCCGCACTGCAGCGGGAGTTGGAGGGGCCATCAGGGAAGCAGGGCCCTGTGGGTGGCAGAGGGACCCCCCCGCTGTTCTGTGACCCTGGGAGCAGCCCTAGTGAGGACAGCATGACAGACACCTCATGGCTGGTGCCCGCCACCCCCCTAGCTAGCAGGAGCCGTGACTGTTCATCGCAGACCCGAATCACGGGCCTGGGGTCCAGGGCTTCAGAGGGTCAAACGGCTCAGCTCAAACCCAGGGTCCTGTTAGAAAACAGGGACAGGCCCGAAGCCACGAATAAGCTGTCAGTGATTGTGCCCCAGATGCTGCCGCCATGCCCGGTGCCTGTCCCTCCAGGGGGCCCTGCCAGTCTCACCAGGACCGTCCAGAAGCACTCACCCCCTGGGCCAAGCCTGCTGAATCCAGCCACAGCAAGTGAAGTGGTAGAGGTGGAGGACAGCGAAGATGAGCCGGAGGCAGCCTCTCGTCGGGCGAACAGCAGCCCACAGCGGGACAGTggccccccagccccagctgacaGCTGCTGCTGGTACACAGAGCCCCTCTCACCGATCCCCATTGACCGCTTGAACCTGGAGTGGACCGGCCCTCTGAGCACCAGCAGCCCTGGCGGTAGGGCAGGGGAGGCCCCAAGCAGTGCTGACCACCACTCCCCGGCACTCCTGGGCATCACCCCCATCCGAGAAAGCTTCTCTGGACAAAGAAAGTCTCAAGAGAAATCCTCTTGGGCCAGCTCCCCTGGAGGCAGCAGGCCAAGCTTTCTGAATTCAGCGCTGTGGGATGACTGGGACACAGAAGAACAGAAGCCTCCAGAGGTTCTTCCTGTAGACCAAGTTCCAAAATCAGAAGGGCCACAGACACCAA AAGGTGCTAACCAGAAGAACTTGCCCCCGAAAGTGCCTATAACCCCAATGCCAAGATACTCCATCATGGAGACCCCGGTACTGAAGAAAGAACTGGACAG GTTTGGGGTCCGCCCTCTGCCCAAACGGCAGATGGTCCTGAAACTGAAGGAGATATTCCAGTACACTCACCAGACGCTGGGGTCAGACTCCGAGGATGAGGTGCCCCTGAGGACTCCTCGCAGCCAGAGCCACACCACCAAGACCTCTGAGGCTTCAGGGACAGCTGGCCATGTCCAGCTGGAGGCCACTTCTGGTCCTGTTCCCCAGAGATCCAAGGGACCTGCTAAGACCAAGGGCCCCCTACATCGAAAGCAGTGGCCTGGTGGAAGCACACCCCTGCTGGGCATGTCACCAGCCGAGGTGGTACGTCCAGGCCCTGATGGTGACACCGAGCTCACGGCCTCCCAGGAGTCCACAGCCTCCTCTCTGGACAGCAGTGACAGCTCCTTTAGCTCACAAAG TTGTTCCAGTGAGTTTGGAGGAGCCTTTGAGTGTGCAGGAGACGGGGAAGGCGAGGAGGCAGCGGCCGGTGCGCCACAGGCAGCCGTCCAGGCAGCAGCCACCGAGGAGGCTGTGTGGCGTCACATCCGCACCACGCCGGCACTCTACCGCAAGGTCCTGCTGTACCAGCCCTTTGAGCTGGCGGAGCTGCAGGCTGAGCTGAGGCAGCATGGCATCCGCATGGCCATGGGGAAGCTGCTGGACTTCCTGGACGCCCACTGCATCACCTTCACCAGCGCCGCGGCCCGGAAGGAGAAGCTGGAGAGAAAGAGGCGGCAGCCCGTGGGTAGGAAGAAGAGGGTCCGCACCAATGGGCccgtccctgcctccctctcccctgccgTCAGCAGCCTGTGA